In Macadamia integrifolia cultivar HAES 741 chromosome 12, SCU_Mint_v3, whole genome shotgun sequence, the following are encoded in one genomic region:
- the LOC122057230 gene encoding uncharacterized protein LOC122057230 isoform X1 — translation MPRASMATSFGYLVALTQEIEKKLQRALASQSQRLNLLQELFADIALEVDGRARDIIRTRDDDGVSPEEGGIQNQLCFYDVLADHYIRVPDSGTPILDLIVQLWSQSFSSNIFALLFHKWLFEVQLENSEVLIRYSSALVHGATNVFWIDIQTNTRRFFSLFRYLLDDVALVPMRLNKITPQAQRDLYLLLSRFIFFYNLVDKLEIFFKQFPVFPNAFLVGGPADIFVIELTDQLQKLKVEPVLLHYLSQIKALQGLELRMTTSTRLKACLYSFTSPGGPMYPTRAVRHAAWDALDFLFPIMWSLMKCMNYLWLLDYQLKLNPLKNYQMPILKWQFQCWQSICFLLNVIKLSRECEEEWLGISTPY, via the exons ATGCCACGAGCTTCCATGGCTACCAGCTTTGGATATCTAGTCGCCCTTACCCAAGAGATAGAGAAAAAGCTCCAACGG GCACTCGCCTCACAATCCCAGAGACTCAACTTGTTGCAAGAGCTGTTCGCGGATATAGCATTAGAGGTTGATGGCCGTGCCCGAG ACATTATTCGTACAAGGGATGATGACGGAGTTTCTCCTGAGGAGGGTGGAATCCAGAATCAGCTATGTTTTTATGATGTGCTTGCTGATCATTACATTAGGGTTCCTGACAGTGGAACACCTATCCTTGATTTAATTGTCCAACTCTGGAGCCAGTCTTTTTCGTCAAATATATTTGCACTCCTTTTCCACAAATGG TTATTTGAAGTTCAACTTGAAAATTCAGAAGTCCTTATCCGTTACTCCTCTGCCCTTGTCCATGGTGCGACAAATGTTTTCTG GATTGACATCCAAACGAACACGAGACGCTTCTTCTCTTTATTCCGC TATCTTCTTGATGACGTTGCCCTGGTCCCCATGCGCTTAAATAAAATCACCCCTCAG GCCCAGAGAGATCTATATCTTTTACTCTCCAGGTTCATATTCTTTTACAATTTAg TTGACaagcttgaaattttcttcaagCAATTTCCTGTGTTTCCAAATGCATTTTTGGTTGGTGGTCCAGCAGACATTTTTGTTATTGAGCTCACAGATCAG CTCCAAAAGTTGAAGGTGGAGCCAGTGCTGCTACATTACCTTTCCCAGATAAAAGCCCTTCAGG GCTTGGAGCTGAGGATGACCACAAGTACAAGGCTTAAGGCGTGCTTGTATAGCTTCACATCTCCTGGTGGTCCAATGTATCCAACAAGGGCTGTTCGTCATGCGGCCTGGGATGCATTGGATTTCCTTTTTCCT ATCATGTGGAGTTTGATGAAGTGCATGAATTACCTGTGGCTTTTGGACTACCAACTAAAGCTAAATCCACTCAAAAACTATCAAATGCCTATCCTGAAATGGCAGTTCCAATGCTGGCAATCCATATGTTTCCTACTGAATGTTATAAAGTTGAGCAGAGAATGTGAGGAAGAATGGTTAGGAATCTCTACTCCATACTAA
- the LOC122057230 gene encoding uncharacterized protein LOC122057230 isoform X2, which translates to MPRASMATSFGYLVALTQEIEKKLQRALASQSQRLNLLQELFADIALEVDGRARDIIRTRDDDGVSPEEGGIQNQLCFYDVLADHYIRVPDSGTPILDLIVQLWSQSFSSNIFALLFHKWLFEVQLENSEVLIRYSSALVHGATNVFWIDIQTNTRRFFSLFRYLLDDVALVPMRLNKITPQAQRDLYLLLSRFIFFYNLVDKLEIFFKQFPVFPNAFLVGGPADIFVIELTDQLQKLKVEPVLLHYLSQIKALQGLELRMTTSTRLKACLYSFTSPGGPMYPTRAVRHAAWDALDFLFPVGRYPRHLISLFFRLLYPWYWPSSCWNFIISCVMAVLYSILRLISSKWESLRKSKNS; encoded by the exons ATGCCACGAGCTTCCATGGCTACCAGCTTTGGATATCTAGTCGCCCTTACCCAAGAGATAGAGAAAAAGCTCCAACGG GCACTCGCCTCACAATCCCAGAGACTCAACTTGTTGCAAGAGCTGTTCGCGGATATAGCATTAGAGGTTGATGGCCGTGCCCGAG ACATTATTCGTACAAGGGATGATGACGGAGTTTCTCCTGAGGAGGGTGGAATCCAGAATCAGCTATGTTTTTATGATGTGCTTGCTGATCATTACATTAGGGTTCCTGACAGTGGAACACCTATCCTTGATTTAATTGTCCAACTCTGGAGCCAGTCTTTTTCGTCAAATATATTTGCACTCCTTTTCCACAAATGG TTATTTGAAGTTCAACTTGAAAATTCAGAAGTCCTTATCCGTTACTCCTCTGCCCTTGTCCATGGTGCGACAAATGTTTTCTG GATTGACATCCAAACGAACACGAGACGCTTCTTCTCTTTATTCCGC TATCTTCTTGATGACGTTGCCCTGGTCCCCATGCGCTTAAATAAAATCACCCCTCAG GCCCAGAGAGATCTATATCTTTTACTCTCCAGGTTCATATTCTTTTACAATTTAg TTGACaagcttgaaattttcttcaagCAATTTCCTGTGTTTCCAAATGCATTTTTGGTTGGTGGTCCAGCAGACATTTTTGTTATTGAGCTCACAGATCAG CTCCAAAAGTTGAAGGTGGAGCCAGTGCTGCTACATTACCTTTCCCAGATAAAAGCCCTTCAGG GCTTGGAGCTGAGGATGACCACAAGTACAAGGCTTAAGGCGTGCTTGTATAGCTTCACATCTCCTGGTGGTCCAATGTATCCAACAAGGGCTGTTCGTCATGCGGCCTGGGATGCATTGGATTTCCTTTTTCCT GTAGGAAGATATCCTCGTCACCTCATAAGTTTGTTCTTCCGGTTACTCTATCCATGGTACTGGCCCTCCTCTTGTTGGAATTTTATAATATCTTGCGTCATGGCTGTCCTGTACTCCATATTGAGATTAATCTCTTCTAAGTGGGAGAGTCTGAGGAAATCAAAGAACTCCTGA